The Streptomyces laurentii region CGACAACGTCCAGGCCGCCTACTGACCGTCGGGGGACGAGGCATCCGAGCCGTGATGAACCGGGGCCGGCCTCTCAGAATCCCGGGGCGGGAATGAGGCTCGGCCACCACTCCGGGACGCCGCTGGGGCACGGTGGAGTGGCAGCGCCCTCCCAGAAGAGGGAGACGGCGCACCAGACAACGCCGAGGAGCGTGACCGCGAGGCCCCCTGCATGAAGAAGGGGACGATTCCCGAGAAGGGCTCCCACCGTGACCCAGACCAGCAGGAGGACCGTCCAGAGGGCCGGGATGAACAGCCACAGCAGGAAACCGCTGTTGGCGGCGTTGTTCACACCTACGTCACAGGCGGTCCACGACCTGCCCAGAAGCACGGCGGTGGAGACCGCGAGAAGCAGAGTCACCGCCGCCCCGACCCATCCGTGCAGCCGTCGACTTCCCACAGGCCCCCCACTCGCCATCCGCTGCGGGACGCACCGGATCCCCATTCCCCAGCCCCCCCGGCGCTACCACCAGGGGTCGAACCCCGCTGGATCCTAGTGATCGCATGATCTGCCGGACGGTGCCTAAAGACGTGACGGGGGCGGGCGCGGTCCGTAGCCTGCGGGAAAGGGAGACCGGAGGGGAGTCCGACGTGAGTACGGCATTGATCATCGGTGACATCCAGCAGGGCATCACGGGGAGTTACCCGTTCGCGCATCGGGTGGTGGCGCCGCTCGCCGAGCTGTTGCCGCGGGCCCGGGTGGCGGGGGTGCGGGTCGTGTTCGTGCGGTTCGCGCTGCGGGGCAACGGGGCCGATCTGCCGCCGGACAACGAGATGTTCAGGATGTTCCACGCGGCCGGGGACACCTTCCACGAGGGATCGCCCGGGACGGAGCCCACTCTGCCGGTCGCGGTCGAGGACATCGTCGTGACGAAGCGCCGGGCCAGCGCGTTCGCCGGTACGGATCTCGACCTCGTACTCCGGGCGAACGGGGTCACCTCGCTCGTCGTCGCCGGCGTCGCGACCAGCGCCATGGTGGCCGCGACCTGCTACGACGCGGCGGACCGCGACTACCGGGTGACCGTCCTGCGCGACGGCTGCGGCGACGGCGACCCGGCCGTCCACGACTTCTTCATGGACACCGTCTTCCCCGCCCGCGGCTTCGAGGTCACGACCTGCGCCGACTGGCCGGGAGAGCCCGCGCCGTGACCGTCGCCGCCGGGTAGACGGTCACGGCCAGGGCCACGGGCGGCGGGCTGAGAGGGTAGGCGCGGTTACGCCAACTGCTCGGGCAGATCGGTCATATGGAGGATCGTCAGGCCGGACACGGCTCGCGTCAGGGCCACGTACAGGCGGCGCAGGCCGGTGCGTTCGTCCGGTTCGCCGGCGACGACGGCCGCCGGCTCGTCCAGGACCACGTAGTCGTACTCCAGGCCCTTCGCGAGCGACGCCGGTACGAGCGTGAGCCGCGACTCG contains the following coding sequences:
- a CDS encoding hypothetical protein (identified by MetaGeneAnnotator; putative;~sequence version:1) translates to MNNAANSGFLLWLFIPALWTVLLLVWVTVGALLGNRPLLHAGGLAVTLLGVVWCAVSLFWEGAATPPCPSGVPEWWPSLIPAPGF
- a CDS encoding isochorismatase hydrolase family protein (Cysteine hydrolases; This family contains amidohydrolases, like CSHase (N-carbamoylsarcosine amidohydrolase), involved in creatine metabolism and nicotinamidase, converting nicotinamide to nicotinic acid and ammonia in the pyridine nucleotide cycle. It...; cd00431;~Isochorismatase family; pfam00857;~catalytic triad [active];~conserved cis-peptide bond;~identified by MetaGeneAnnotator; putative;~isochorismatase hydrolase family protein [Amycolatopsis orientalis HCCB10007]), which translates into the protein MICRTVPKDVTGAGAVRSLRERETGGESDVSTALIIGDIQQGITGSYPFAHRVVAPLAELLPRARVAGVRVVFVRFALRGNGADLPPDNEMFRMFHAAGDTFHEGSPGTEPTLPVAVEDIVVTKRRASAFAGTDLDLVLRANGVTSLVVAGVATSAMVAATCYDAADRDYRVTVLRDGCGDGDPAVHDFFMDTVFPARGFEVTTCADWPGEPAP
- a CDS encoding hypothetical protein (identified by MetaGeneAnnotator; putative;~sequence version:1), with translation MKKGTIPEKGSHRDPDQQEDRPEGRDEQPQQETAVGGVVHTYVTGGPRPAQKHGGGDREKQSHRRPDPSVQPSTSHRPPTRHPLRDAPDPHSPAPPALPPGVEPRWILVIA